Proteins from one Nomia melanderi isolate GNS246 chromosome 3, iyNomMela1, whole genome shotgun sequence genomic window:
- the LOC116429179 gene encoding glycerol kinase 5 isoform X2: protein MKDGKHYHNFITWKDLRADGMVKEWNSSMTMKGLRIGSQILYTLSRRKRFLAASVFRFMNTQMSLRLLWTLQHVPGLQEATSSGNVAFGGVDCWLLYKLTGKHVTDISSASATGLFDPFTLSWSGLMINLLKIPYNIFPEVVDTVGDFGTTPVELFGVAIPIVCSMADQSASLFGSGCIAPGDLKITMGTGTFVNVNTGTKAHASITGLYPLIAWRIQDELVYLVEGASNDTGVLIEWAKKIGIINDPNETSPLASALNDSDGVYFVPAFSGLQAPINDYSAATGFIGIKPTTEKNHIVRSLLESIVYRILLLYESLCSETAFSYKKIRVDGGVSKNNFVLQLLADLTGLDVERATSTEMSILGVTFLAGLQCGVWKTREEVLKLRKTETVFASNEANKSRYQPIIAQWRRAVQRLGQWY from the exons ATGAAGGACGGAAAACATTATCACAA TTTCATCACGTGGAAAGATCTGCGTGCTGACGGCATGGTGAAGGAATGGAACTCCTCGATGACGATGAAAGGACTGCGCATAGGATCGCAGATCCTCTACACGTTATCCAGGAGGAAACGATTTCTAGCCGCCAGCGTCTTCAGATTCATGAACACGCAG ATGTCTTTGAGACTCTTATGGACGTTGCAACACGTGCCAGGTTTACAGGAGGCAACGAGCAGCGGAAACGTGGCCTTCGGAGGTGTCGATTGCTGGCTTTTGTATAAACTGACAG GTAAACATGTGACGGACATCTCGAGCGCATCGGCGACCGGTCTCTTCGACCCGTTCACGTTGAGCTGGTCAGGTTTGATGATCAATCTGCTTAAAATTCCGTACAATATCTTTCCGGAAGTGGTGGATACCGTCGGTGACTTTGGCACCACTCCCGTAGAGTTGTTCGGTGTCGCGATACCGATAGTTTGCTCG ATGGCAGATCAATCCGCCTCGCTGTTCGGTTCAGGTTGCATAGCGCCAGGGGACCTGAAGATCACGATGGGAACCGGGACATTTGTAAATGTGAACACTGGGACGAAAGCTCATGCCTCAATCACAG GTTTATATCCTCTGATAGCGTGGCGTATTCAGGACGAATTGGTGTATTTGGTGGAAGGTGCGTCAAACGACACCGGAGTGCTGATTGAATGGGCAAAGAAAATTG GTATCATTAACGATCCCAATGAAACATCCCCTTTAGCGAGCGCGTTAAATGACTCCGACGGTGTGTACTTCGTACCTGCGTTCAGCGGACTGCAA GCTCCAATAAACGATTATTCCGCAGCTACCGGGTTCATAGGCATAAAACCAACGACGGAAAAGAATCATATCGTTCGTTCTCTGTTAGAAAGTATCGTCTACAGGATACTACTACTCTACGAGTCTCTCTGCTCGGAAACTGCCTTCTCGTATAAAAAAATACG CGTCGACGGCGGAGTGTCCAAAAATAATTTCGTGCTACAGTTGCTGGCCGATTTGACTGGTCTTGACGTCGAACGAGCGACGAGCACGGAAATGTCTATTTTAGGAGTGACTTTCCTCGCCGGCTTACAATGCG GCGTCTGGAAGACCAGGGAGGAGGTGTTGAAGCTCCGCAAAACGGAGACGGTGTTCGCGTCGAACGAGGCGAACAAGTCCCGGTACCAACCGATAATTGCTCAATGGCGGCGAGCCGTTCAGAGGCTCGGTCAGTGGTACTGA
- the LOC116429179 gene encoding glycerol kinase 5 isoform X1 has translation MKYIGALDVGTTTVRFHILDEQANTVARSVEKVQLLFPKPGYVEIDPDELWRAIVKVIKDTIEASGIKPESIACLGISSQRGSFTTWNMKDGKHYHNFITWKDLRADGMVKEWNSSMTMKGLRIGSQILYTLSRRKRFLAASVFRFMNTQMSLRLLWTLQHVPGLQEATSSGNVAFGGVDCWLLYKLTGKHVTDISSASATGLFDPFTLSWSGLMINLLKIPYNIFPEVVDTVGDFGTTPVELFGVAIPIVCSMADQSASLFGSGCIAPGDLKITMGTGTFVNVNTGTKAHASITGLYPLIAWRIQDELVYLVEGASNDTGVLIEWAKKIGIINDPNETSPLASALNDSDGVYFVPAFSGLQAPINDYSAATGFIGIKPTTEKNHIVRSLLESIVYRILLLYESLCSETAFSYKKIRVDGGVSKNNFVLQLLADLTGLDVERATSTEMSILGVTFLAGLQCGVWKTREEVLKLRKTETVFASNEANKSRYQPIIAQWRRAVQRLGQWY, from the exons GTTCAGCTGCTATTCCCAAAGCCAGGATACGTAGAGATAGATCCTGACGAGCTATGGAGGGCTATAGTAAAAGTGATCAAGGATACCATAGAAG CCAGCGGAATCAAACCGGAATCGATCGCCTGCCTTGGGATCTCCTCGCAACGAGGAAGCTTCACTACGTGGAACATGAAGGACGGAAAACATTATCACAA TTTCATCACGTGGAAAGATCTGCGTGCTGACGGCATGGTGAAGGAATGGAACTCCTCGATGACGATGAAAGGACTGCGCATAGGATCGCAGATCCTCTACACGTTATCCAGGAGGAAACGATTTCTAGCCGCCAGCGTCTTCAGATTCATGAACACGCAG ATGTCTTTGAGACTCTTATGGACGTTGCAACACGTGCCAGGTTTACAGGAGGCAACGAGCAGCGGAAACGTGGCCTTCGGAGGTGTCGATTGCTGGCTTTTGTATAAACTGACAG GTAAACATGTGACGGACATCTCGAGCGCATCGGCGACCGGTCTCTTCGACCCGTTCACGTTGAGCTGGTCAGGTTTGATGATCAATCTGCTTAAAATTCCGTACAATATCTTTCCGGAAGTGGTGGATACCGTCGGTGACTTTGGCACCACTCCCGTAGAGTTGTTCGGTGTCGCGATACCGATAGTTTGCTCG ATGGCAGATCAATCCGCCTCGCTGTTCGGTTCAGGTTGCATAGCGCCAGGGGACCTGAAGATCACGATGGGAACCGGGACATTTGTAAATGTGAACACTGGGACGAAAGCTCATGCCTCAATCACAG GTTTATATCCTCTGATAGCGTGGCGTATTCAGGACGAATTGGTGTATTTGGTGGAAGGTGCGTCAAACGACACCGGAGTGCTGATTGAATGGGCAAAGAAAATTG GTATCATTAACGATCCCAATGAAACATCCCCTTTAGCGAGCGCGTTAAATGACTCCGACGGTGTGTACTTCGTACCTGCGTTCAGCGGACTGCAA GCTCCAATAAACGATTATTCCGCAGCTACCGGGTTCATAGGCATAAAACCAACGACGGAAAAGAATCATATCGTTCGTTCTCTGTTAGAAAGTATCGTCTACAGGATACTACTACTCTACGAGTCTCTCTGCTCGGAAACTGCCTTCTCGTATAAAAAAATACG CGTCGACGGCGGAGTGTCCAAAAATAATTTCGTGCTACAGTTGCTGGCCGATTTGACTGGTCTTGACGTCGAACGAGCGACGAGCACGGAAATGTCTATTTTAGGAGTGACTTTCCTCGCCGGCTTACAATGCG GCGTCTGGAAGACCAGGGAGGAGGTGTTGAAGCTCCGCAAAACGGAGACGGTGTTCGCGTCGAACGAGGCGAACAAGTCCCGGTACCAACCGATAATTGCTCAATGGCGGCGAGCCGTTCAGAGGCTCGGTCAGTGGTACTGA